Proteins encoded in a region of the Oncorhynchus gorbuscha isolate QuinsamMale2020 ecotype Even-year linkage group LG16, OgorEven_v1.0, whole genome shotgun sequence genome:
- the LOC123999061 gene encoding ras-related protein Rab-24-like isoform X1, with translation MRLSLPEMHVDFSASWSTPLLLLLLLLLSYLILVLCSMTMRVDAKVVMLGKESVGKTSLVERYVHHRFLVGPYQNTIGAAFVAKPIQVGDKVVTLGIWDTAGSERYEAMSRIYYRGARAAIVCYDLTDTSSFQRAKFWVKEVQNCEEHCKIYLCGTKVDLIESDRGLRQVDYHDVQDFADEIGAQHFETSSKTGNNVDELFQKVAEDFNSISFQFMTEETGIDLGQKKDSYFYSCCHN, from the exons CTTTTCAGCATCCTGGTCTacccctctcctgctcctgctcctgctcctcctctcctatctcatCTTGGTCCTGTGCAGTATGACAATGCGTGTGGATGCCAAAGTAGTTATGCTTGGGAAGGAGAGTGTAGGTAAGACCAGCCTTGTAGAGAGATATGTCCACCATCGTTTTCTCGTCGGCCCCTACCAGAAC ACTATTGGGGCTGCATTCGTTGCCAAACCAATCCAGGTGGGAGACAAGGTGGTTACCCTGGGAATATGG GACACTGCTGGATCAGAGCGCTACGAGGCTATGAGTAGAATCTACTACAGAGGAGCCAGGGCTGCCATTGTCTGCTATG ATTTGACAGACACCAGCAGTTTCCAGCGAGCTAAATTCTGGGTGAAGGAGGTGCAAAACTGTGAAGAG CACTGCAAGATATACCTGTGTGGCACAAAGGTTGACCTGATTGAGAGTGACCGGGGCCTGCGGCAAGTAGACTACCATGACGTTCAGGACTTTGCTGATG AGATTGGGGCTCAGCATTTTGAAACATCCAGTAAAACAGGCAACAACGTGG ATGAGCTGTTCCAAAAAGTTGCAGAGGACTTTAATAGCATCTCCTTCCAATTCATGACCG AAGAGACAGGTATTGACTTGGGTCAGAAGAAGGACTCTTATTTCTATTCCTGCTGCCACAATTAA
- the LOC123999061 gene encoding ras-related protein Rab-24-like isoform X2, translating into MTMRVDAKVVMLGKESVGKTSLVERYVHHRFLVGPYQNTIGAAFVAKPIQVGDKVVTLGIWDTAGSERYEAMSRIYYRGARAAIVCYDLTDTSSFQRAKFWVKEVQNCEEHCKIYLCGTKVDLIESDRGLRQVDYHDVQDFADEIGAQHFETSSKTGNNVDELFQKVAEDFNSISFQFMTEETGIDLGQKKDSYFYSCCHN; encoded by the exons ATGACAATGCGTGTGGATGCCAAAGTAGTTATGCTTGGGAAGGAGAGTGTAGGTAAGACCAGCCTTGTAGAGAGATATGTCCACCATCGTTTTCTCGTCGGCCCCTACCAGAAC ACTATTGGGGCTGCATTCGTTGCCAAACCAATCCAGGTGGGAGACAAGGTGGTTACCCTGGGAATATGG GACACTGCTGGATCAGAGCGCTACGAGGCTATGAGTAGAATCTACTACAGAGGAGCCAGGGCTGCCATTGTCTGCTATG ATTTGACAGACACCAGCAGTTTCCAGCGAGCTAAATTCTGGGTGAAGGAGGTGCAAAACTGTGAAGAG CACTGCAAGATATACCTGTGTGGCACAAAGGTTGACCTGATTGAGAGTGACCGGGGCCTGCGGCAAGTAGACTACCATGACGTTCAGGACTTTGCTGATG AGATTGGGGCTCAGCATTTTGAAACATCCAGTAAAACAGGCAACAACGTGG ATGAGCTGTTCCAAAAAGTTGCAGAGGACTTTAATAGCATCTCCTTCCAATTCATGACCG AAGAGACAGGTATTGACTTGGGTCAGAAGAAGGACTCTTATTTCTATTCCTGCTGCCACAATTAA